A single genomic interval of Desulfolucanica intricata harbors:
- a CDS encoding HesA/MoeB/ThiF family protein, which translates to MAAISEAQRQRYKRNILITELGEKGQKKLLKSSVLIVGAGGLGSPAAYYLAAAGIGHIGLVDDDSVDLSNLQRQILHTTADLGRPKVLSARDKLEKLNPELRITSYHHRLTTENIKQIISQYNIVVDATDNFETRYLINETCLNLSKPFVHGGVLGLVGQVTTFWPGRGPCYTCLFREPPSKSVPTAAELGILGAVAGIIGTIQAVEVVKAITGVGTLLIGRMLMLDAASMSFQEIKIEKDPDCLACTNKN; encoded by the coding sequence ATGGCAGCAATATCTGAAGCTCAGCGACAAAGATATAAACGCAATATTCTTATTACTGAACTTGGTGAAAAAGGTCAAAAAAAACTTCTGAAGTCTTCCGTATTGATAGTAGGTGCGGGAGGCCTTGGCTCTCCCGCCGCCTATTACTTGGCTGCGGCGGGTATTGGTCATATCGGGCTGGTAGACGACGACAGTGTAGATCTTTCTAATTTACAGAGACAAATACTACATACTACCGCTGATTTAGGACGTCCTAAGGTTCTGTCGGCCCGGGATAAATTGGAAAAATTAAATCCGGAGCTTAGAATTACCTCCTACCACCACCGCTTAACTACTGAGAATATAAAACAAATCATTAGTCAGTATAATATAGTAGTTGATGCTACCGATAATTTTGAGACGCGTTACCTTATTAACGAAACCTGTCTTAACCTAAGTAAACCCTTTGTTCACGGTGGGGTTTTGGGTTTGGTTGGCCAGGTTACAACCTTTTGGCCCGGGAGAGGTCCTTGTTACACCTGTCTTTTTCGGGAACCGCCTTCTAAGTCAGTGCCTACCGCAGCAGAGTTGGGTATTCTGGGTGCGGTGGCGGGTATCATCGGTACTATTCAGGCTGTCGAAGTTGTTAAAGCAATTACAGGAGTCGGGACACTGCTAATCGGTCGAATGTTAATGCTGGATGCCGCTTCTATGTCATTTCAAGAGATAAAAATTGAAAAAGACCCGGATTGTTTAGCATGTACAAATAAGAATTAG
- a CDS encoding DUF3343 domain-containing protein — MNEYYYIVFPSTHEAIRTEKLLNKSGIPFTIVPTPRSITTSCGISVRFTPEVKETIDNLLEEYEVQIDGIHKLSRNSP; from the coding sequence ATGAATGAATATTATTATATCGTTTTCCCCTCCACTCATGAAGCTATACGTACTGAAAAACTCTTGAATAAGAGCGGGATACCTTTTACCATTGTTCCGACACCACGCAGTATAACCACTTCCTGTGGAATCTCAGTCCGTTTCACACCGGAAGTGAAAGAAACGATAGACAATCTGTTAGAGGAATATGAGGTGCAAATAGACGGTATTCATAAGCTTTCAAGAAACTCGCCTTAG
- a CDS encoding MTH1187 family thiamine-binding protein → MAVVELNIIPIGTKTTSVSSFVAQCLSVLKDEKDVNYRLTPMGTIIEGDLDKVLSIVRKMHEEPFKSGISRVVTDIRIDDRRDKKLTMEGKLSSVQNKLTGAGGEK, encoded by the coding sequence ATGGCAGTAGTTGAATTGAATATTATACCTATAGGAACAAAAACTACAAGCGTTAGCAGCTTTGTAGCTCAATGTCTGAGCGTATTAAAGGATGAAAAGGATGTGAATTACCGGCTCACACCTATGGGTACCATCATTGAAGGAGATTTGGATAAGGTTTTGTCCATCGTACGGAAGATGCATGAAGAGCCCTTTAAATCGGGAATAAGCCGTGTGGTGACCGATATTCGTATTGATGATCGCCGGGATAAAAAATTAACCATGGAAGGAAAATTATCATCGGTACAAAACAAACTTACCGGAGCAGGCGGAGAGAAATAA